The sequence tttttggagagtctGGTGAACTTGAGGGAAGGGTGGAATGGCAAAGAAATTTCATGCCACAATTTTAGTTTTATACATAGACCTAATTCTGCTAATTTTCCAGTTACCTCTCTCTTACTCTGTTCCTCTTAACTCTAAAATTTAGAATatagatttaatattttttcttttagtcttctttttcctttaagaAGTACTGACTGACATTACCGCCAAAGGCACATTAATACTGACAGATTAGAACCACTGAAGTCGGGAGAAAATGGCCACCACAACAGCAAGAAGTCCCAGGATTTTCAACAGGAAGGAAACTGGGAAATTAGCTGACTCTTGTAGAGCCCGTGTCTTCAAAGGCTTCAATATCCTTTGTTTCTGAGTGAGAATGGCATGCCTGGCTCCTTCCCATTGCCCAGGTCCAACCAGGCGATACTGGTAGGAGTTGCAGGGTCCAAAATAGAGTTTCATAGCAAGTTTAGGATCTTTTAACAAGAAAGAGAGGAAGTGTGGCTTCACTCCTATTTCTGAGGCGAGCTCGTCCAAGTAGTCAATGTAATTGGTCTGCAATATCTGGCTTTGGCTCTTTCCAAACCTTAATGAGGAAAGCAAAAAGGCAGATTCACAAAATGTTCTAAGTTATATAAGAACATTAGGTATTCAAtagttgttgaaagaatgaaggaatgagtgaatgaataatgaGTTTTGAATTGATCTCTGGTGGAAAGTGTCACTTTATCCCATCAGGAGGCCCATATCCCGGATTGAGAGTAAGCTGTAAAATAAATAGCCAGGAATTCATAAAAGTTCCAGGAATGACAAGATTTATAACtagaattattatttaatatttactaaGCAGCTTCAAGTCTCCAGGCAAGTACAAACTGGTCAGGATTACTGCAGATTCACAAGATAACACCGATGAAAGCCTAGCTCAGTGTCTTGCACAGAGGGGATGCTTAATATTTGCTTGTTCAATTATCAAGTACCTGGCACTCTAGGTGGCATATGGCAGATAATCAATAGATGGTAGACGAATTACAATCTGAACATGAGATAACATCTACCTGTGATGTAAGGCCCCCAATTCAACTTTCCAAGGGTGCTTAATCACTATTGAACCCCATTCCACCTCATCACAAAGTACAAATCCTTGAACCTTCACTTCAACCAACCTCTTTCTAATTTACTTTGATGGGAGATCCCTCAGCCAACTTTCCAGAGATACTCAGGCTACTGTCACCACCATTGCCCCCATCTCATTCTCTCTCTAACCATAGTTTGTAGGGGGTCTGAGAAGATAGGGAATCTAACATGGGCATCATGCAAAACTGAAATGAAATTAAGTCAAGGAAAAATGTTCTGATTGGGTAAAATTCCTACCTTTAAGTAGTTGGTTTTTAACTAGTATGTGTAAGAATCACCTAGGAAGAACgtaaaaatacaaatatccaGTTtcatccagagattctgattcagttggtctgggTTGTGGCCTAGGaacttgcatttttaacaagcagcTAGGTGGTTCTTGTAGGTAGTTAAATCACtatactttgagaaacactgctctaagtaaagaatttttgtttaaaaaacattcttaCAGGTCAATTCTTTTTTCATTCCTCTTGATAATGTCCTCCATCATTGTCCTCTCTGAGGGCAAGGTACACAAGCCTAGAAAATAAAAGACTGGTTTGAGTAGAGGGTTTGATTCAATATCATTGTTTTATCTAGTAGTTGATTCCTACAATTAAACATGGGCCATTTACCATGTTTGGGTGGCTGTGTCGTTGAACTCCAGGGAGCACCACTCCTGTTGAGTTCTATGTGATGCTGCCCTTGGAGCACAGGCTACAGCATGGACTCTGAGGTAGATGGGGTACGAGAAGGGGCTGGAGAGGGAATAAGAGACTGCGGAGCCAGGAAACCAGGCCAGGTGGTTTGAGCTCTATTCTGAAGGTGATGGGAAGCTGTGGGAGGGTTTTCTTTAGGAAGTGACAAGATCAGATTTGTCTTTTGGAAAGATCCCTCTAGCTGCTGAATTTTGGAAAATGGGCTGCAGGGAGGTGAGTTTAAAGGCAGCAAGACCAGTTAAGGGGGTGGTGAAGTAAACTTAGTGAGAGAGAGAATGGCCCAAACTAAGGGagggcagtggggatggagaaaGTAGATTGATGCAAGAGTTATCATTGTGTGCTTATGATCCCATCTCCTGTCCACAAATGTCCCCTGAGCTTCAGACATGTTGAAAAATGGTCAGTTCCCCCTGGAGATGGCTAGTCATCAGATATCTCAGATTCACTGAGTCCAAAACTGAGCTCATCATTGAAGCCCTCCTGCTCAGACTTGGATCTTCTTCCACATGCCCCCTCTCTATTTATAGCACCTGTCCATCCAGTTTCCATGGCCAGAGATCTGcaagtcatccttgattcctttctcttattttcctaTACTGAGCCAATCATTATGTCCTGCTGATTTTATCCTTAACTATTTCTCACATTTATATCCTCTTCTCCACTTTGTCTCTGCCTGGCACAGGTTGCATCATATTTTAGTACAGACTATTGCAGTAGCCTTCTCACTGGTCTCTGAGACcccattcttttctcctttcaaatCTATCTCCCAGCTAATGCTGAAATAATCTATTGAAAATGTAaatgtgggggctggcctggtggtgtagtggttgagttcgcacactctgcttcggtggcctggggttccagggtttggatcccaggtgcagacctacacacagctcatcaagccatcctgtggtggtgtcctatacagaaaatagaggaagattggcacagatgttagctcagggacaatcttcctaacaacaagaaaaaaacccccaaaaatgtAAATCTGATAATATCTGTTCCTTGCTATAACTTTCATTGGATCCTCTTCCTAAAGAGCTTTCTAAAATGGAGATCGTAGGTCCACAGGCCAATCTTAATCAGGATCCTTAAGGGTCCACTAGCGGATTTTTATGTGTAGCCACATTTGGGAAGAGCTAGTCTACATTTTATATTCAAGCTCCTTGCCATGCCTGAATTGACATGAGTGAATCCATGATGGCTACTCCGTGACCCTCAGAAACCATCTGCACTGAAAAAATACAAAGCAGTTGCTTGtgatgggaactggcccttctcccacaataCAAACTGCAATTGTTTATGTCTCAAGACTCTAGGAACGTCGGGAGCTggcacagactggccatctgtgttgGCTCTGGACGATTAGCGGGAGTCACGGTGCACGTGCACACTAGATAACACCTAACATCTAAAGAAAAGACACACCAGATGTTCTCATATGGGCCTTCGATGAAATCCTAAATAAAAAACCTTGCTTAGCATTGCCCGGGCGGGAGTCTCACCTGCGGAGGGGACGGCTTGCCCAGGATCCTTTCTCTCAACCGGCACTCCCCGCCTGACCATGCTGTTGGGACTTCCCTGGCTAAAGGCGTGGATGTTCTGAGTACCCGGTTTGATGTTACTTTCATTTTGCCATTCTTGTATTCTCGtattttactgattttctttcgCTGTAGCTGCTTCAGCCTAATtttgtatatctctattaataaaCAATCACTGCTTACTTATTAGATATTTGCTCTGAGTGGTTCTTTGGGCAGGAAAGATACTATTCTTTGACCGATCCGACCCCTTTTCCCTGGTTAAAACAACGCCTTACAAGTTTCCTGTGTCCTGGCCCCTTATTCTCTAAGAATAATCTCTCACTCCTCTCTGCCACACACCTCATGTTCTAGGAATGGCAAATAGCTTGTAATTCTCCTCATGCCTCTGTGTTCTGGCTCAAGTGATTCCCTTTTCTGCACCTGAGAAACTCAGTCGCTAGGAAGTTTTCCTCGACCACATGCCCTCCCTTTATCCCCCTCTGCTGTTGCTAAGCATCCTTTCTCTTCATCCCACGCACTGCATAATTGCTCTACTAAAGCATCTGTCTTATGTTAAAATAATCTGTTAAAATTTCTTTCTATCCCACCAGGTTCCAGCACAGGGCTAGATATTCAGTGAGCTTTTGTTGAGCTGAATTGAACCCTGTGGTCAGAGAGATAATAGCCCTCTGGAGTGCAAAGTGCTGCACAGATGCTCAGATAGAAACCTTCAATAGTTTTACAACTTTGTAGGGATCTGTGAGGTTGAACTGCTTAGGTATTGAGAGTTGATTTGGAGTTAAGTATGGAGTAGGCCCTAGGTCTCTTGATTTGCACATATTCTGAGGAATGTATAAACATCATATAGGTAAAGTCAGGAGTCATAGATGTTTTCCTTCTTAACTGTTCTCTCATGATTCAAAGAAAGAATAACATGTACTTAACTTTATGCCAATCACAATTCTCTGAACTTTCTAATATTTCAAAGGAATGATTGgagatatttattattattgtatctTTGTATTTGTTATTTTGTGAATTCTCCACTAACTTTTTAGGCCATTAATCTTGTGAGAGCAGCCAAGATTGGCAACCTTCCTGTCTGCAACTTTCTTATTTAAACTCATTATTGAGCAAACTCCACCAGGTGTGAAAACCCTCAGCCGCTCACTTGCCCACTCACTCACCTTTGAAAACTCTTGTCACCCAACGAGCTTGAAGTTCAACAGTTGGGAAAATGGAACCCAAGGGCTGGATGAGACCAATGCATGCAAAGGTTGACTTCTCCAGGTGAGGAGGGAACACGCATTTATACAGTGAGACcatattttcctctactttaacAAATGACTCTTcaaggaagggaaaagagaaagtatATCCCGTTGCAAAGACAATGATATCAATGTTCTCCTCCACTGTTCCATCCTCAAAGATGGCAGAAGTTTCTGTGAGCTCTTTCACTCTGGATTTCACCTTGATGGCTCCATAGAGTATACGACTTGGAAGGTCATCATTTACTACAGGTTCTTTCATAAGGTATCTGAAACACACAGAGGAAAACACTCAGAAGGAGCTTTTTTTTTCGctaagaaagattagccctgaggtaacatatTTTGCCAATggtcctcattttttgcttgagggaagattagccttgagctagcatctgtgccaatcttcctctactttatatgtgggtcaccgccacagtgtggctgatgagcagtgtaggtctgcacctggatctgggcctgcgaacccaggccaccaaattggaacacaccgaacttaaccactatgctacagggctggcccccagaaggaGCTTTTCATGAGGAGTCTTGAACTCTCTTGAGATTTTATGGGGTTGGCTCCTAGAATAAAGAGATTTCTTAAATATCCACAAAACTTTCCAACTTGACTAGTTGGTCTGCCCCAAATCTTAGTATCTGACTTTATTCTCATGTCACAAATCTGTCCCCTTAACAAATAAGGGAAAACATGTAGGTGATGTGGGTAAAGACAGTTCAAAAAAGGAGGCATCCCCAAGGGCTTAGACAAAATGCCAGTGCCTATGGTCAATCCCTGAGTATTCCAGCGATGTTTCTACCATTGTTTTATGTTATCTACCTTTAATTATCTTTCTGTTCTATTTAATCTCTATCTGATCATGAGTAAGAAAGGGAAAATTTGTTGAATTCCCATTAGTTTTGAAACTTATTAAGGGATCAGTGTGAAAAATcatgtataaaattaaatttggGGATGTTTGTTGATTGCAAATATCCAAGAAGTCTCTGTATGTGATAGCATGGGCGATGGAGCAAAGTCTGTTTGTATTTCTGGAATTCCTTTTTTTGTAGATCTGAGaaccatttttcaaaaaaataagacAGCACATGCCACATGTATCAGATGTCAGAATATGGCAGTCCCATGGCATTTGTTGAAAGATTCTAAAGCtcttttgttcttcttctttttttttttttaaatggaaggagCCTATTATcaactgaagaaaaataaacatccaTAGTATTTGCTTGTGTTTATAAGGTCAGTGATGTATAACTTTGAGATCAACAGAGATTTGTTTTTTGGCAAAGACAACGAGTATGTTCTCAAAAGCTGCCCATGGGAAGAATCCTCGTGGTGTACAGAGTTAGCAAAGTATGAATTATCAGATGCAGAATTTGGGACATGTTTCCTACCACACCCCTCTGAAAGGAAAGTCACAATCTCTTCAAGTAGCCTTTTCCAATGTGGGACAGCTTGGGTATTAAAAAGTTCTTCTTGTGATCCTAGGTCTGTTTTCTAGGGCAGCTCATAACATTTCTACTTCATCTCTTGaatattcacttttttaaaaaaaagttttatttatttatttatttttcccccaaagccccagaggatagttgtatgtcatagctgcacatccttctagttgctgtatgtgggactcggcctcagcatggcaggagaagcggtgcgtcggtgcgcgctcgggatccgaacccgggccgccagcagcagagcacgcgcacttaaccgctaagccacggggccggccctgaatattcactttttaaaagacataCAGAACAAAATTGGAATTCAAACTCCAGGACCTACATGATGCCTACACCGTTAGGTTGTGGTTTGAAATACTATGTTAGCAATTTGGCTCTTTGTGGAAAGAGGCACCTCTGACAACTTTGCTTACCAATGAGtataccataaaaaagaaaaataactctaCTTGTTTTGAGGTTCAAGACCATAATTTTCATGGCTGAACCACCGATTCATCTGTTGGTCCATCATCTGTTTTACAATTGTTCGTGGCAAAACGTTTCGGAACATGGAGCTAAATCGGGTGTGAAAGATCACGTCCCAGGGATAACCATCTTCAGAGATACGACCCATGACCCAGGAACCATGTCTGGTGCTGATAAACACCTGGTAAGCAAAAAGGAATGCAGTTTAAACCAGGGCATCTTCTCTTTCGAAAGGAACCTGCTATCTAGGTGATATGTCACATGTATGGCCCCAAAATTTGCTGACATGCTTTGTTTTAAATATGATGGACCTCACAGTGAAGTCCTTCTCATTTTCACTGCTCTGTGGCAGCTTTATCATAAAAGGGGTACCAGGTGGTATTTACACTGAGAGAGGAAGACTACAACAGTCTTGAGAACATCATAGAGacaagagaaaatctttgggCTAATACCAATCATAAAATCCACAAGTCTTCACCAGGTTTACAGTCGTGGTTCGATGCTTTTTCCCTCTTCTCACCTTTCCACCCACCCCAAGTCTCTTTTATAGTGAAGGTGAACAATTATAATCTCAGGAAATGTATGATTACAGCCTAATGACTAGATAGGCACAAATGTATGGATCTGTATATCCCCCGGGGAGAATAACAAGGGAAACCAGCTTCCTCCCACCCTTAAAAGAGATTCgttatgtattttaaaagttaaaaactctGAGTTTATACTGTGATTCCCACTCTCTTCAAGTGCATGTCTGAATCCCCTTTCAGATGTATTCTTTACCTTGTTTACTTAGGTTTCCCTTGTTTTCAAAATGTGcatttaaatctctt comes from Diceros bicornis minor isolate mBicDic1 chromosome 4, mDicBic1.mat.cur, whole genome shotgun sequence and encodes:
- the FMO2 gene encoding flavin-containing monooxygenase 2 isoform X1: MAKKVAVIGAGVSGLASLKCCVDEGLEPTCFERTEDIGGLWRFKENVEDGQASIYQSVITNTSKEMSCFSDFPMPEHFPNFLHNSKLLEYFRIFAKKFDLLKYIQFQTTVLSVKKHPDFSSSGQWEVVTESNGKEQRAVFDAIMVCSGHHILPHIPLESFPGIERFKGQYFHSRQYKHPEGFEGKHILVIGIGNSASDIAVELSKKAAQVFISTRHGSWVMGRISEDGYPWDVIFHTRFSSMFRNVLPRTIVKQMMDQQMNRWFSHENYGLEPQNKYLMKEPVVNDDLPSRILYGAIKVKSRVKELTETSAIFEDGTVEENIDIIVFATGYTFSFPFLEESFVKVEENMVSLYKCVFPPHLEKSTFACIGLIQPLGSIFPTVELQARWVTRVFKGLCTLPSERTMMEDIIKRNEKRIDLFGKSQSQILQTNYIDYLDELASEIGVKPHFLSFLLKDPKLAMKLYFGPCNSYQYRLVGPGQWEGARHAILTQKQRILKPLKTRALQESANFPVSFLLKILGLLAVVVAIFSRLQWF
- the FMO2 gene encoding flavin-containing monooxygenase 2 isoform X3, coding for MAKKVAVIGAGVSGLASLKCCVDEGLEPTCFERTEDIGGLWRFKENVEDGQASIYQSVITNTSKEMSCFSDFPMPEHFPNFLHNSKLLEYFRIFAKKFDLLKYIQFQTTVLSVKKHPDFSSSGQWEVVTESNGKEQRAVFDAIMVCSGHHILPHIPLESFPGIERFKGQYFHSRQYKHPEGFEGKHILVIGIGNSASDIAVELSKKAAQVFISTRHGSWVMGRISEDGYPWDVIFHTRFSSMFRNVLPRTIVKQMMDQQMNRWFSHENYGLEPQNKYLMKEPVVNDDLPSRILYGAIKVKSRVKELTETSAIFEDGTVEENIDIIVFATGYTFSFPFLEESFVKVEENMVSLYKCVFPPHLEKSTFACIGLIQPLGSIFPTVELQARWVTRVFKGLCTLPSERTMMEDIIKRNEKRIDLTFCESAFLLSSLRFGKSQSQILQTNYIDYLDELASEIGVKPHFLSFLLKDPKLAMKLYFGPCNSYQYRLVGPGQWEGARHAILTQKQRILKPLKTRALQESANFPVSFLLKILGLLAVVVAIFSRLQWF
- the FMO2 gene encoding flavin-containing monooxygenase 2 isoform X2, yielding MAKKVAVIGAGVSGLASLKCCVDEGLEPTCFERTEDIGGLWRFKTTVLSVKKHPDFSSSGQWEVVTESNGKEQRAVFDAIMVCSGHHILPHIPLESFPGIERFKGQYFHSRQYKHPEGFEGKHILVIGIGNSASDIAVELSKKAAQVFISTRHGSWVMGRISEDGYPWDVIFHTRFSSMFRNVLPRTIVKQMMDQQMNRWFSHENYGLEPQNKYLMKEPVVNDDLPSRILYGAIKVKSRVKELTETSAIFEDGTVEENIDIIVFATGYTFSFPFLEESFVKVEENMVSLYKCVFPPHLEKSTFACIGLIQPLGSIFPTVELQARWVTRVFKGLCTLPSERTMMEDIIKRNEKRIDLFGKSQSQILQTNYIDYLDELASEIGVKPHFLSFLLKDPKLAMKLYFGPCNSYQYRLVGPGQWEGARHAILTQKQRILKPLKTRALQESANFPVSFLLKILGLLAVVVAIFSRLQWF